The genomic segment AAGGATAATGGGTGGATGTTGAAAGCTGATCCCCTTAGGACAACGCCGGCCTCCCGACTCGTGAAACAATGGGTACGGGCTCAAACACCATGTCGCTATCATTTGAAGGCCTCAATGGGGACCGCGGAGTTATCGCCGGTAGATCGTAATCGCCGCACGTGACAGGTAGGAGTTAGTGACGTGACGAGAACGGCGCTGTCGGTAGGCGGCACATACCATCAGCGACCCAGATGCAGAAACTCACAGCTGCAGGCACGGAGCGCGCTAATTCGGTGCACGATCGTAAAGTTATTCCATGCGCGCTAGCAAACAGCAGCTGCGGCAATGCGCGCCGCGAGCGTTGTCACGCAGGAAACAAGCACCTGCCGCGCCTCGCTGCCCGCGGACAAGCAACACATGCCGAGATATATCTCGTTCGGCGAACACGCAGCTACAGTGCAACTGTTTTTCGCGCGCCGTACTTGTTTTTCCACGGCCACCGAAAGCGATCTGCGTAGTTTTCCGCGATCGCCGAACGGTGGGCGGGTTTCATGTCGACGTTGATGCATTCGCTTAAAAAGTTTCCTTGCGGCGTGCAACGTTTCGAAAACGCAAGTGGTAAAAGTGGGTTAAAACCAGTTTGAAATTGGGGAAGAGAGCCGCGCGCTCTCGCGTGCAGCTACACTTATTCAATTAGATAGCCATGTATACGCGCACACGCGATCGCTCAAGACGAGAGCCTCGGAGGTGCGTAGTCAAACGACCACGAGTGTGCAAAACATCTGCTGGACAGCACATCCGAGACGTGCTTATGAGTCACAGTCACTTAACACGCCGCGCCAAAAAGCACGGACCGCATGCACTTCCGATGACACAGCTGGCGAGGCACGCGCAAAAGGCGTGAGATCTCGCGCGCGGCGCCGAAGCAACCGATTCGGGAACTCACCTATGCCAGCACCGACGATGAGGCGTCCGCCAAGGAGCATTCCCTTGTTGAAGGCTACTCCCATGAGAACCGCTCCCACGGTGAACACGAAGCTGGCTACGATTATGACGGGCTTGCGTCCGAACGCGTCCGTCGCCACGCCAGCGACGATCGCGAAGGCCCAAGCGCCCGCGATGGTGACCGAAACCACAAGCTCCTGCCACAGGTAGTTGAGCTGGAAGTGGCTTCGAAGCTGTATCATGGCACCGGACACGACGCCCGTGTCGTAGCCGAAGAGGAAACCCCCGACGGCTGAGAGCACCGTGGTGCATATCAGCAGGCGGGTGACGGGCACTTTGGGAGGCTTCGACGAAACGTCGGCTACGATACTTTGGCGCTCTGCTTCTTCTTCATTGTGGAAGCCATTCATGTCGTACTTCGTCTCGCGCGCCAGCTTGGACGGTGCGTGCTGCGATCGCGTCCCGCGGTCGCAGTAGCCAGGTTAGAATGTGTGTCGCCCGGGTTAATGGATCACGTTAATTAAGGAAAGCGATTGCACCGCCCTACACCACCACCTGACAGCCGCTCACACGTCTCGCAAGGCTACTTGAATGAAATCGACTGCTTCTGTCGGGAGAGTGTTGCGAGAAGCGACCGCTAGAGTGTGCGGGTGTTTTTTTGTAAGGTTCGGCAAGCTCGCGTAGCGTGGCGCCACTGTCAGTTGTGTCCGGTTTCTTCGCATCGTTGCGTCGGCATTTATTGTAGCAAAATAGACGACATTGCAACAAAAACATTTAAAGACAGTTGTCAGGATAAAACCTGACAGAACTAGTATGCGAACAGCATGTGCAGTACTATCATAACGCAGCATTTCCTACGTCAACACCTTAAACGTGATCCGACTGGGAGCGCGGCTTTTCCACCACAACTGTGTTATAGCGGAGAAGCCCACACTACAATCCCCATCAGATAGTTCTTCAAGCGTACACACCTTTTTATCGTTCGTTTAAAAGCTGTTTTCTCAATCGTTTCACCGAAGAAAGTTCTGGTCCGCACTTTATCTTATCCTCCACAAGGGTGTGCACAGCACGGTGTCATAATAAAGAGCGTAGAGGAGAAGTTGTAGCAGGAGATCGATGTGTTGATGCTGCCCTTGTACGTGGCGAAGACAGGAAAATACCTAGTCGAAAAACAGTCCTGGTGCCAGTGTGTTTCTCTTTTCGCGGGATAGAGGAGTACAATTTCAGCGTTTGTAGCCAAAGCTGATCTTTCCTTCCGGTAACCCAGAAGGCTACCTGTCCGGAATCTGAAATTCTGAATCCAGAAAAGGAGGGCGTGCCCActgctagtagtagtagtagttagtagtagtagaagtagtaaaTTTAATTAGTTTAATTAGTAATAGTAATGTAATTTAAtattaatttaatttaaaatagaaagaggaagaggtGAAAACTGCTGCTGTCTGCACTGTAAGTGTCTTTGGTTGCTGATACCTAACTATTAACAGAGAATTTGGGATGGCATGTATAAAGAACAGTAGACAATAGAACTTACAAACAGCGATTGAATGAAGCATACTTCAGCAGTCGCGCGGGAGGCAGCTTTTAAAGTTCTACGCCACAGAGTTTTACGAGCTGCCTCCCGCGCGCGAGAGGAACGCTGTTGTTAGAGGAACGATTCAACGCTGTCGGCCATGCAGCAACCCGCACATTCGGTAGCAGCTCCAGAGTTCTGATCCGGGTATTTGGTCTATAGCCCCGTAAAGAAGTGCGGGAAGAGATCCGCGGACATTACATCGGGCACGTACCGACTGCGAAACTCTGTATCATGTGGCCTCGAGATGGAGCTGCGTTCACAGCACGCGGCGTGCGATATACATGGCCTCCGAGAATGTAGTTCCTTGTGCCTCCGGCAACGTAGTGCACCCGAGAACGTAGTGCATCCGGGAAAGTAGTGCATCCGGGAAAGTAGTGCATCCGGGAACGTAGCGCATCCACACAAGAGGTGCGTGATCGAGTCATGCATGTGTGGTGGTCCATATATTGTGTTTTCATGGGCTGTTCGCCTTGTAGGGTTGCAATGATTTCCTGCATTTGCCGTGCCCTAGTCGCGGTGGCACCCACACTGCGCTAACTTTCAGCATTTAGAAAGTGGCCCCCACAGAAACGTCTCGCAGTCAACCGGAGAGGTATAGCCCGCCATCTTCGAGAAACGCAAAAAGTAAACATATCGCCTGCTTATACGAAGAGTTACCGCGGAACGATTCAACGCCGTCTGCCATGCAGCAAAAAGGATgccgggccacgcgggtctgCAGAGGCGAACGAAAGGGCGAATGctctagctcgagcgctaatcaaacgagcggggcaagaccaatcgtctcatcaatgcccaccctttaccttcatgcccctgccgtccaattactgcgaccgactcgagatccagcgactcaaccgcaggatttatcctccgcctcacagaaagctcagcactgaagatgcagtagctctccgacttattcaaGCACATTTCCacacctacacagatacagtaaaatgctcccgcatacatatcgcggcatctgcccctggtgcggcgacacacgccctacactctttcacatgtcgtgggggtgcgggggcaaacctcaacacttaaagacgcctagcacgtcatttgagcggtgggaggtacagctgaccggcgataccctggcgggacaagaagctctcgtccagcaagtacgtcgagcagccatggccagtggagtcctggaatgaggacaccacccactcgacctcaagagcaaccacctcgatggtccgcagaaatgttttctctctctctctctctctctctgtaccgCGGATGCTCCTGCCTAAATACGTGGGAAAGCAGAAATAGTTTTTTCTCGGAATTCACTGCAATGATTCTGAttaggtttgttacatttaaaagtaAATATATTAAAAAATCTGCCTGTTGTAGGGAGTAGATATATTTGGGCCCATTCGTTTTTTTAAAAAATTTACGATTTCCGGctattttgttaaaaaaattaaatttgaagCCGCATAAAATTTTCTTCCCACTGTGGTACAATTAAGACTTCTCGCTTGAGGCAACACGATTCCATTCATATCGGTTCAGCAGTTGTCTgataagagcactactgcctttACCAAACTACGTAAATTTCAGTTAGACCAGCGATCGAGCTGAAGCTATAGGCTCTTCTAGGAATGAAATTTTGTCGCTATGCAACATTTCCGTGCCGTCTTTTGTTAAATTAATATAAACTAATATAAACTAGGACGTGCAGTTTCCccataattaatgtgactgtggAAAAGCCCGCACGCTAGCGTGCCGTTGATTCGTGAATCGCGTGCCTTTTAACTAAATAAATCAATCGACTCCCATTAATGAGACCCTTGCGGGACCACAAGGTTTGGTCGAGTTATGCGAAAAGTCTAATTAAGCGGCAGCAAACTGGACGAATTCAAATATTTCTTTTACTGCTTGAAGTAGCCTGTGATGTCTCTTTGCATCTTGTTTTGAAGCGCGATTCAACAAGCATAAGGCGAAGAGCACCGTCATGTTTAAACGCTGCCTCATGCAGTGTGACACGACACAAGACAAGCGGCAACGAATTGCTACACATGGGCGGAAGGAGCGTCAGTCGCTAAAGCATAGAGGAAGCAGCAGTATCATCTGCTGAGTTTCTTGTATTTTCAACCTTATCGTAACCACTGTATGTCGAATTAACCAAAGTGGCATGCTTTCGAGTTCGAATTAAACGATGTTTTCTCCCATAGCAACGTGCTATTAGTCGCCGCGACATTTCAGTGCGTTCGAATTAAGCGAAAAGTCGAATTAACCGAGATCAAAGTAACGCGAGTCAATTGGATGTGCTTTCGCATTTTAGTCATCGTTTATTCAACTATAGTATTCAAGTATCGCGCTAGGTTCGGCAGGTTCGACGACAGCTCTTCGACAAAAACGGAGAAAGACGCTTGAGAATGCGGCACAGTGTAAAACGAGCCCTTCAAAAGCTTTGGCGAAGTTAGTCAAGCGTCTGGATCGTTCCGGAACAACTTCTGCCTCGAAAGTGCGTTCGCTTCTTTTGTCGCTCTAGTGGCCTTTCTGCTGCCTGGTTCCCTGAATTCAACCTCATCACTAACCGTAATTCCAGTCGTTTCGGAAGACGAGCCGGCCACTGAGGACAACAAGTAGCCGCTCTCGCCGGTTTCCGTGATGCACGTCTGTTCTCCATCGCTGTGACGTAACCCTtggaccgcacgcgtgcggttcGCCGTCGACGAAACAGCCCTGTCACGTGTCCGTGCGCTCGTCCCCTCGGATTCGTCGTTTTCTGAAGATACGTCATCAAACCACACAACGGCCGCACGGTCGCGCCCTGAACTATCGGGGCTGAGAGTTAACTTCGATGGAACCGCTCTTCCACGTTTATCTGTTTCCTCGTGACATGTTTCCCCAGAAGCCAATTTTTTGTCTCCACGCGCGCTCGGGTTAGGAATTTTTTCTGACGTGGGTTTAACGTCGACGTAGCTCGCTGACTCTTGTGCGCTTTTCGTTTCACAATGCCCGGAACGAAATTTCCATGGTGCCGCTAAGCTATTGGCACCATCCGACGAAGAATTCGTTTCCGCTAAAGCTGTTGCAGTCAGTGGCGGGCGCGGCGGTCCCCAGTGAAATTGAGGGTCTTCGAGCTGTTCACTGCTGCTACTTTCACGTTGGGAGGTACCGTAAGCATTCGCGCCCGTAGGGCAACTTCGAGAGTCGTTTGACAGGAACGACACGTTGCTGGCGGCGTCCGCTGTCACGGTGCTCGACCAACGCCCGACGAAGACGTCGTACGTCGCACTCTGTTCCGGTAGCGACGAGGTCCCGCCGCTTCGCTCAGAAAGACCGTCCGCTAACGCGGCGGCCATGTGCAGACGTCCCTCACAATTCGGCGTCCTCGCAACGGTGACGTCATAGCGGCCGATCCACCGTCGTCTGCCAGACGAGATCCAATCTTGCTCGGGACTTCCGACGAGCGCGACATCTGAGAGGCTCCCGGAGGCCGCCCTTTCTGGCGAAGTACTGTCTTGTTCACTGATGGAGTGTTCGGGGCCGGTGAAAACGTCCTCACCGGATGCCGCTCCGGATCCAATCACGCTAGGAAATTTCGGATGCCGAAGGGGACGCACTGGCACGATCCCCGGAACATCGTCTGCTGCTTCGGGCGACGCGTCGTGCTTGTAGCAGACGACGAGCTGGTCGTCATCGTCCGAGCGCTCTGG from the Dermacentor variabilis isolate Ectoservices chromosome 9, ASM5094787v1, whole genome shotgun sequence genome contains:
- the LOC142557501 gene encoding uncharacterized protein LOC142557501 isoform X1, translated to MALLGPVSLQFILISVSGIVDTARLFAAEYGTPVRLPCDENVEAPDEVSALSAFDAVWTDPRGVTLAGGGGGDDDPGSSTAELRGDPWVDAFSGDLSLAAVDFDDAGEYSCSGRYADGEALTEPRESKHILQVYETPVAGQCECGCELIGNVCLACNPGQYGKSGVCHLCSVGSFNERHGAVCCQRCPFLYVTWGRGATSMQGCSGVLHDFLIGLAVLACLSINLYALFKFSGPIVLDSLCEYVFKEAKASNLGPDADDSYDASDDGMPEDVFDGISRFITRLKKRKLPKALGEDVPLLPASESAGDPERSDDDDQLVVCYKHDASPEAADDVPGIVPVRPLRHPKFPSVIGSGAASGEDVFTGPEHSISEQDSTSPERAASGSLSDVALVGSPEQDWISSGRRRWIGRYDVTVARTPNCEGRLHMAAALADGLSERSGGTSSLPEQSATYDVFVGRWSSTVTADAASNVSFLSNDSRSCPTGANAYGTSQRESSSSEQLEDPQFHWGPPRPPLTATALAETNSSSDGANSLAAPWKFRSGHCETKSAQESASYVDVKPTSEKIPNPSARGDKKLASGETCHEETDKRGRAVPSKLTLSPDSSGRDRAAVVWFDDVSSENDESEGTSARTRDRAVSSTANRTRAVQGLRHSDGEQTCITETGESGYLLSSVAGSSSETTGITVSDEVEFREPGSRKATRATKEANALSRQKLFRNDPDA
- the LOC142557501 gene encoding uncharacterized protein LOC142557501 isoform X2, coding for MALLGPVSLQFILISVSGIVDTARLFAAEYGTPVRLPCDENVEAPDEVSALSAFDAVWTDPRGVTLAGGGGGDDDPGSSTAELRGDPWVDAFSGDLSLAAVDFDDAGEYSCSGRYADGEALTEPRESKHILQVACNPGQYGKSGVCHLCSVGSFNERHGAVCCQRCPFLYVTWGRGATSMQGCSGVLHDFLIGLAVLACLSINLYALFKFSGPIVLDSLCEYVFKEAKASNLGPDADDSYDASDDGMPEDVFDGISRFITRLKKRKLPKALGEDVPLLPASESAGDPERSDDDDQLVVCYKHDASPEAADDVPGIVPVRPLRHPKFPSVIGSGAASGEDVFTGPEHSISEQDSTSPERAASGSLSDVALVGSPEQDWISSGRRRWIGRYDVTVARTPNCEGRLHMAAALADGLSERSGGTSSLPEQSATYDVFVGRWSSTVTADAASNVSFLSNDSRSCPTGANAYGTSQRESSSSEQLEDPQFHWGPPRPPLTATALAETNSSSDGANSLAAPWKFRSGHCETKSAQESASYVDVKPTSEKIPNPSARGDKKLASGETCHEETDKRGRAVPSKLTLSPDSSGRDRAAVVWFDDVSSENDESEGTSARTRDRAVSSTANRTRAVQGLRHSDGEQTCITETGESGYLLSSVAGSSSETTGITVSDEVEFREPGSRKATRATKEANALSRQKLFRNDPDA
- the LOC142557501 gene encoding uncharacterized protein LOC142557501 isoform X3 is translated as MTPASTRAAGATPTVRRSRSRGSPSTSYRCTKLPWLDSASADASSSGTCAVSCCCEAGVQPGSVWEKRRLPPLLRGQFQRASRRRLLPALSLSLRHLGPWRHVDARVFRYALFKFSGPIVLDSLCEYVFKEAKASNLGPDADDSYDASDDGMPEDVFDGISRFITRLKKRKLPKALGEDVPLLPASESAGDPERSDDDDQLVVCYKHDASPEAADDVPGIVPVRPLRHPKFPSVIGSGAASGEDVFTGPEHSISEQDSTSPERAASGSLSDVALVGSPEQDWISSGRRRWIGRYDVTVARTPNCEGRLHMAAALADGLSERSGGTSSLPEQSATYDVFVGRWSSTVTADAASNVSFLSNDSRSCPTGANAYGTSQRESSSSEQLEDPQFHWGPPRPPLTATALAETNSSSDGANSLAAPWKFRSGHCETKSAQESASYVDVKPTSEKIPNPSARGDKKLASGETCHEETDKRGRAVPSKLTLSPDSSGRDRAAVVWFDDVSSENDESEGTSARTRDRAVSSTANRTRAVQGLRHSDGEQTCITETGESGYLLSSVAGSSSETTGITVSDEVEFREPGSRKATRATKEANALSRQKLFRNDPDA